A genomic region of Rheinheimera sp. MMS21-TC3 contains the following coding sequences:
- a CDS encoding nidogen-like domain-containing protein, which translates to MLKKTLATGLIALSLSAPAFSSAIINDNTLAANDDGSTGPVSIGFSVDFFGLVFNDLFVNNNGNITFDSTLSAYTPFDLTSTGQQNIAPFFADVDTRNNRSEVTYGTGTFSGFNAFGVNWVNVDYFASNQDHTNFNSFQLILVERSDFAVGDFDIVFNYDNILWEAGTANDSDENGLGGFSARAGFSNGTGAAGTQFEMQGSAINGAFLNGGPNALISNRYNSTVDGRYIFSVRNGNVITDPEPNPVPESGTLILMVTGLMLVSSRKFLKKK; encoded by the coding sequence ATGCTAAAAAAGACTCTTGCAACTGGCTTGATTGCTCTTTCTCTATCTGCCCCTGCTTTTAGCAGTGCTATTATTAATGACAATACTTTAGCCGCTAACGATGATGGTTCAACAGGACCAGTTTCTATAGGGTTTAGTGTAGACTTTTTTGGTTTAGTATTTAATGATTTATTTGTCAACAATAACGGCAACATTACTTTTGACTCCACGCTTTCTGCATATACCCCTTTTGACTTAACATCAACTGGCCAGCAAAATATTGCTCCATTCTTTGCTGACGTTGATACCCGAAACAATCGCAGTGAAGTCACTTATGGCACTGGCACTTTTAGTGGTTTTAATGCTTTTGGCGTCAACTGGGTGAACGTAGACTATTTTGCTAGCAACCAAGATCACACTAACTTTAATAGTTTCCAATTAATTTTAGTAGAAAGAAGTGACTTTGCTGTCGGTGATTTCGACATAGTTTTTAACTATGACAATATTCTGTGGGAAGCAGGTACCGCTAATGATTCAGATGAAAATGGCTTAGGCGGATTTTCTGCTCGTGCAGGCTTTTCAAATGGTACAGGCGCAGCTGGTACCCAGTTTGAGATGCAAGGCTCAGCAATCAATGGCGCTTTTTTAAATGGTGGCCCTAACGCCTTAATTAGCAACCGTTATAACAGTACCGTTGATGGCCGTTATATCTTTAGCGTCCGTAATGGTAACGTTATTACTGACCCAGAGCCAAACCCAGTTCCAGAATCGGGCACCTTAATTTTAATGGTTACAGGCTTAATGCTTGTTAGTAGCAGAAAGTTTCTGAAAAAGAAATAA